DNA from Amycolatopsis sp. DSM 110486:
CGGGTCGAGGACCTCCCGGCGCAGGGCGCCGAGGTCGAGCCAGTCGGTGTAGCGCGCGTCGGGGTTGCGCTTGCCGTGCTCGAAGCGCAGCGACGCCGGACGCAGGAACCCGCTCGCGGGCACGCGCACCGCGGCGCGGCCCAGCAGCCGCAACGGGTCCACGAGCGCGTCGGCGAGACCCGCGGTATCGGTGGCATCGTCGGCGCCGTCCACGGCGACCGCCAGCCGGCGGTGCGGCAAGGCCGCGACGCGCTCGGTCAGCTCGGCGGCCAGCACGTCGGGGGAGATGGGTCGGTAGCGCACGGAAACCCATCCTGCCCGCGAGCGCCACACAGCACACCGGCGCGTGGGCATACTGGGAGGCACGAGACCAGTCAGACGGAAACCTTGGGGGCGAAGTGGCCGTCGAAGAAATTCCCGTGATCGACGACAAGTTCATGCAGCACACGCACGAGACGCTGGGGCGGTTTCACGACCAGGGCGCCGTGTGCCCGATCCGCATGCCGCACGGCACACCGTCTTACCTCGTGACGGGCTACGACGAGGCGCGGGCGCTGCTCGCGGACCCGCGGCTGAGCAAGGACAATCGCGGCGCCTACGACCTGATGATCGCGAAGGCCGGGGGCGAGAACATCAACCGGTCCTTCGGCCAGCTGCTCGGCGCGCACATGCTCAACACCGACGCGCCGGACCACACACGGCTGCGCAAGCTCGTGAACAAGGCGTTCACCTCGCGGGCGATCGCCGGGCTGCGCCCGCGCATCGAGCAGATCACCACCGAGCTGCTCGATGCGATGGAGGAGCACGAGCAGGTCGACCTCATGGCCGCGTTCGCGGGCCCGGTGCCGATCACCGTGATCTGCGAGCTGCTCGGCGTGCGCGAGGAGGACCGCGGCGAGTTCACCGGCTGGTCCAACATCCTGCTGGGCGCGGGCGACCTCGACGAGATGCAGGCGGCCGCGGTGGCCATGCACACCTACCTCGTGGGGCTGGTCGCGCAGAAGCGCGCCGAACCGGGCGAAGATCTGCTCTCGGGCCTCGTGCAGGCCACCGACGAAGGCGATTCGCTGAGCGAGGAAGAGCTCGTCGCGATGGCCTTCCTGCTGCTCGTCGCGGGCCACGAGACCACCGTGAACCTGATCGGCAACGCGGTGGTGGCGTTGCTTCGCGCGCCCGAGCAGCGCGCGAAGCTGGTGGCGGACCCGTCGCTGATGCCCGGCGCCGTCGAGGAGTTCCTGCGTTTCGACGGGCCCATCAACATCGCCACCCTCCGCTACACCGTCGAGGACGTGGAGGTCGGCGACCACAAGATCCCCGCGGGTGAGTTCGTGCAGGTCTCGCTGCTCGCCGCCAACCGCGACGAGGGCCGCTTCCCCGACCCGGCCGACCTCGACGTCACGCGCGCGGCCGGCGGCCACCTCGCCTTCGGCCACGGCATCCACTACTGCGTCGGCGCCCCGCTGGCGCGCATGGAGGCGGAGATCGCGCTCACGGCGCTGCTCGCGCGCTTCCCGCAGCTGCGAGCGGCCGTGCCGGAGGAGGACCTGGTCTACCGCACGAGCCCGCTGGTGCACGGCGTCAAGACGCTGCCCGTGCTGCTCCGCTGAGCTCTTGTGCGCGGAGCGGGCGGGGCGGCACGTAGGGTCGGCGCGTGGACTCCAGCGCCGACCACCTGCTCGCCCTCGACGCCGCGCACGTGTGGCACCCGTACGCGCCGATGCCGGGACGGGTGGCGCCGCTGCTCGTCTCCGAGGCGAGCGGGGTGCGGCTGAAGCTGGCGGACGGCCGTGAGCTCGTCGACGGCATGTCGTCGTGGTGGGCGGCGGTGCACGGCTACCGGCACCCGGTGCTCGACGCGGCGCTGGCCGAGCAGGCCGGGCGGATGAGCCACGTGATGTTCGGCGGCCTCACGCACGAGCCGGCGATCACGCTCGCCAAGACCCTTGTGGACCTCACGCCCGAGGGTCTCGAGCACGTGTTCCTGTGCGACTCCGGCTCGGTCTCGGTCGAGGTCGCCGTCAAGATGTGCCTGCAGTACCAGCGTTCGCGCGGGTTGCCGGAGAAGCGGCGGCTGCTCACGTGGCGCGGTGGCTACCACGGTGACACGTTCACGCCCATGAGCGTCTGCGACCCCGACGGCGGCATGCATTCGCTGTGGCGCGGAGTCCTGCCGGAACAGGTGTTCGTGCCCGAACCGCCGGCCGGCTTCGACGCGCCGGTTGACCAGTCCTATGTGGACATTCTCGCCACCGCGCTGGAGAAGCACGCGCACGAGCTGGCCGCGGTGATCGTGGAACCCGTGGTGCAGGGCGCGGGCGGGATGCGTTTCCACCACCCCGGCTACTTGCGCGCGCTGCGCGAGCTCACGCGCGAGCACGACGTGCTGCTCGTGTTCGACGAGATCGCCACCGGCTTCGGGCGCACGGGCCGGATGTTCGCGGCCGAGCACGCCGGCGTGACGCCCGACGTGCTGTGCCTCGGCAAGGCGCTCACCGGCGGCTACCTCACGATGGCCGCGGCGCTGTGCACGCCCGAGATCGCCGCCGGCATCGCGCGAGGTGACCTGCCGGTGCTGGCCCACGGGCCGACGTTCATGGGCAACCCGCTGGCCTCCGCCGTCGCCAACGCGTCGCTCGGGCTGCTGGCCGAGGGCCGGTGGCGCTCGGACGTCTCGCGGATCGAGGATGGGTTGCGGCGTGGTCTCGAGCCGGCGTGGGACCTGCCGAACGTGCGCGATGTGCGGGTGCTCGGCGCGATCGGCGTGCTGCAGCTCGACCACGAGGTCGACCTCGGCGTGGCCACCGACATCGTGACGGCGGAGGGCGCGTGGCTGCGGCCGTTCCGCGACCTCGTGTACGCGATGCCGCCGTACGTCACGGACGACGCGGACCTGGCCGTGATCACCGGTGCGATGCTCGCGGCGGCTGAAAAAGCCTGAATTCACCCGGTCGAGTGTGACCGCGGCCATAAGAAACGGGCTGCATACTGTGAGTCACGTAAAGTTGCCGGAACTCTGGGGTTTCCACGCGATCAGGTCTGAGCCGCTTCGTGAGTTTCTGACGGATTGGTGAGCTTTGCCGGAAACGTCCTAGTTCTCCGGTTCACAAGCAAACCTGAAGATCGTTCGCGTAGCGGACTTTTCGATCTTTTTCCGCTTTCCTGTCGCCATGATCGAGATCGTTCGTGGCGAGCACGACACCGGACCCCCGTCGCGCCGCGCCCAAGCCAACCGGACCCTCCAGAACATCCTGCGCCACGACGTGCCGGCCTCGCTGGTCGTCTTCCTCGTGGCCGTGCCGCTCTCTCTCGGCGTCGCCCTCGCTGTCGGCGCGCCACTCCTCGCGGGCCTCGTCTCCGCCGTCGTCGGCGGCTTGGTCGCGAGCCTGCTCGGCGGGTCGGCCCTGCAGGTCAGCGGGCCGTCCGCAGCCCTGACCGTGGTGCTCGCCGACACCATCGCCACCTACGGCTGGGCCGTCACCTGCGCCGTGACCGTCGGCGCCGGCCTGCTGCAGATCCTTTTCGGGCTCCTGCGCTTCGCCCGCGCCGCGCTGGCCATCTCACCCGCGATCGTCCACGGCCTGCTGGCCGGCATCGGCGTGACGATCGTGCTCGGCCAGCTCCACGTGGTGCTCGGCGGCCGGGCCCAGGGCTCCGCGCTCGCGAACCTCGCGGCGCTGCCCGGGCAGATCGTCGGCCACCACGACCAGGCCGTGCTGATCGGCGTGCTCACCGTCGCGATCCTGCTGGTGTGGCCGAAGCTGCCGGCGCCGGTGCGGAAGGTGCCGGGGCCGCTGGCCGCCGTCACGGTCGCGACGGGGCTGTCCGTCGCCGCCGGGATGTCGTTGCCGCGCGTGGACCTGCCCGCCGCGCTGCCGTCGTTCGGGTTTGTGCCGCAGCTGCCTTCGGGCGGCTGGAGCGGCGTGGCCTTCGCAGCCGTCACGGTCGCGCTCATCGCGAGCCTGGAGAGCCTGCTTTCCGCGGTGTCCATCGACAAGCTGCGCGGCGGGCGCCACACGGACCTCAACCGTGAGCTCATCGGCCAGGGCGCCGGCAACGTCGCGTCCGGCGCGCTCGGCGGGCTGCCCGTGACCGGCGTGATCGTGCGGACCATGACCAACTACGAGGCCGGCGCGAAGACCCGCGCGTCGGCGCTGCTGCACTCGTGCTGGATCCTCGGGTTCTGCCTGCTGCTCACCGGCGTGCTGCGCTACATTCCGCTCGCCGCGCTGGCCGGGCTGCTCGTGTACGTGGGCGCCAAGCTCGTGAACCTCCCGGCGCTGAAGGAAGTGCTGCGCCACGGCGACCTCGCGGTGTATGCGGTGACGCTCGTCGGCGCGGTGTTCGTGAACCTGCTGACCGGCGTCGCGGCCGGCGTGCTGCTGGCGCTCGCGTTCATGCTGCGGCGGATGGTCCACTCCGGCGTGCACGTGGAGACGGGCGAGCGCGGCACGCGCGTGGTGATCGAGGGCGCGCTCACGTTCCTTTCGGTGCCCCGCTTGACGAAGGTGCTCGCCGGCGTGCCCGAGCGCGCCGACGTGACGCTGGAGCTGCTCGTGGACTACCTCGACCACGCGGCGTTCGACTGCCTGCGCGGCTGGCAGCAGGCGCACGTGAAAGCCGGCGGCACGGTGACCGTCGACGAGATCGGGCACCCCTGGTATGGCCGCGGCAGCTCCGGCGAGCCCACCGTGCGACGCAGCCTCGCGGCGCGCGTGCTGCCGCGGTGGCTCGCGCCGTGGTCGCAGTGGCAGGCCGAGCACGTTTCGCTGCCCGGACCGCGGGACGGCGCCTCGCCGTTGTCCCGTGGCGCATCGGAGTTCCAACGCCGCACCGCGCCACTGCTGCGCGACACCCTCAGCGGCCTCGCGCACGGCCAGCAGCCGCACACCCTTTTCATCACCTGTGGCGACGCGCGGATCGTGCCCAACCTGATCACCACGTCGGGCCCGGGCGACCTGTTCGCGGTGCGCAACATCGGCAACCTCGTCCCCGCCGCCGGCGACGGAACCGACTCCTCGGTGGGCGCGGCCGTCGAGTACGCCGTGGGGGTGCTCAAGGTGCCCGAGATCGTGGTGTGCGGCCACTCCTCGTGCGGCGCGATGAAGGCGCTCCTCGGGCAGGCCCCCGAGGGCCTCACGCGCCTCGGCAACTGGCTGCGCCACGGCGAACCCACCCTCCGTCGCCGCGCATCGGAGGCGGCCTTGCTGCTCGACGGCCGGCGCCCGACCGCCGAGTGCGACCAGCTGGCGCTGCACAACGTCGTCCAGCAACTCGACCACCTCCGCACCCACCCGGTCGTGGCCGACGCCCTGGCCGCCGGCGACCTGACGCTGACGGGCATGTACTTCGACGTCGGCGCCGCCCAGGTCTCGTTGCTGGACGCAGCTCACCGCAGCTTCGTCCCGGCCGGCTCGACGGTGCACTGACCAGCTGGGCCGGTGCGCACACGCACCGGCCAGTGGTCGAGCTCCCGCGCAACCCGAGAGTGGGGTGTCCGATAAAAATTCATGCCATCAGGTGGGACATAGCGGACATTTAACCCACACTCGGGTTACCTGGTGATCATGAGCCGACTTGCCGTGCTTCGCCACGACGTGCCCGCCTCGCTCGTGGTCTTCCTCGTCGCCGTGCCGCTCTCGCTGGGCATCGCGCTCGCGTCCGGGGCGCCGATCGTCGCCGGGCTGATCGCCGCTGTGGTCGGCGGTGTGGTCGCCGGAGCGCTGGGCGGCTCGCCGCTGCAGGTCAGCGGGCCCGCGGCCGGCCTGACGGTGATCATGGCCGAGACGATCGCCACCTTCGGGTGGGCCGTCACCTGCTTGATCACGGTGCTCGCCGGTGCGCTGCAGGTGCTGCTGGGCCTGAGCCGCATCGCACGGGCGGCGCTGGCGATCTCGCCGGCCATCGTGCACGGGATGCTCGCCGGCATCGGCGTGACGATCGTGCTGGGCCAGCTCCACGTCGTGCTCGGCGGGCAGGCGCAGAGCTCCGCGCTGGAGAACATCGCCGAGCTGCCCGCGCAGGTCGTGGCCCACCACGACGCGGCGGCCGTGATCGGGCTGCTCACCATCGTGATCCTCGTGGTCTGGCCGCGCCTGCCCGCCGCTGTGCGCAAGGTGCCCGGGCCGCTCGCGGCGATCGCTTTCGCCACGGTGATCTCGCTCGTCGCGGGCATGACGTTGCCGCGCGTGGAGCTGCCCGGCGACCTGCTGCAGATCCGCTTCGCGCCGCAGCTGCCCGGCGAGGGCTGGACCGACGTCGCGCTGGCGGCGGTGACCATCGCGTTGATCGCGAGCGTCGAGAGCCTGCTCTCGGCCGTCGCCGTGGACAAGCTGCACACCGGCCCGCGCGCGAACCTCGACCGCGAGCTCGTGGGCCAGGGCGCGGCCAACCTCGTGTCCGGCGCGCTCGGCGGCCTGCCCGTGACCGGCGTGATCGTGCGCAGCTCCACCAACGTCGCCGCGGGCGCCAAGACCCGCGCGTCCGCGATCCTGCACGGCGTGTGGGTGCTGGTCTTCGTCGTCGCGCTCGCCGGGCTGATCGGGAACATCCCGCTGGCCGCGCTCGCCGGCCTGCTCGTGCACGTCGGCGTGAAGCTCGTGAACCCCGGCCACCTCAGGCAGG
Protein-coding regions in this window:
- a CDS encoding cytochrome P450 yields the protein MAVEEIPVIDDKFMQHTHETLGRFHDQGAVCPIRMPHGTPSYLVTGYDEARALLADPRLSKDNRGAYDLMIAKAGGENINRSFGQLLGAHMLNTDAPDHTRLRKLVNKAFTSRAIAGLRPRIEQITTELLDAMEEHEQVDLMAAFAGPVPITVICELLGVREEDRGEFTGWSNILLGAGDLDEMQAAAVAMHTYLVGLVAQKRAEPGEDLLSGLVQATDEGDSLSEEELVAMAFLLLVAGHETTVNLIGNAVVALLRAPEQRAKLVADPSLMPGAVEEFLRFDGPINIATLRYTVEDVEVGDHKIPAGEFVQVSLLAANRDEGRFPDPADLDVTRAAGGHLAFGHGIHYCVGAPLARMEAEIALTALLARFPQLRAAVPEEDLVYRTSPLVHGVKTLPVLLR
- a CDS encoding adenosylmethionine--8-amino-7-oxononanoate transaminase, giving the protein MDSSADHLLALDAAHVWHPYAPMPGRVAPLLVSEASGVRLKLADGRELVDGMSSWWAAVHGYRHPVLDAALAEQAGRMSHVMFGGLTHEPAITLAKTLVDLTPEGLEHVFLCDSGSVSVEVAVKMCLQYQRSRGLPEKRRLLTWRGGYHGDTFTPMSVCDPDGGMHSLWRGVLPEQVFVPEPPAGFDAPVDQSYVDILATALEKHAHELAAVIVEPVVQGAGGMRFHHPGYLRALRELTREHDVLLVFDEIATGFGRTGRMFAAEHAGVTPDVLCLGKALTGGYLTMAAALCTPEIAAGIARGDLPVLAHGPTFMGNPLASAVANASLGLLAEGRWRSDVSRIEDGLRRGLEPAWDLPNVRDVRVLGAIGVLQLDHEVDLGVATDIVTAEGAWLRPFRDLVYAMPPYVTDDADLAVITGAMLAAAEKA
- a CDS encoding bifunctional SulP family inorganic anion transporter/carbonic anhydrase, translated to MIEIVRGEHDTGPPSRRAQANRTLQNILRHDVPASLVVFLVAVPLSLGVALAVGAPLLAGLVSAVVGGLVASLLGGSALQVSGPSAALTVVLADTIATYGWAVTCAVTVGAGLLQILFGLLRFARAALAISPAIVHGLLAGIGVTIVLGQLHVVLGGRAQGSALANLAALPGQIVGHHDQAVLIGVLTVAILLVWPKLPAPVRKVPGPLAAVTVATGLSVAAGMSLPRVDLPAALPSFGFVPQLPSGGWSGVAFAAVTVALIASLESLLSAVSIDKLRGGRHTDLNRELIGQGAGNVASGALGGLPVTGVIVRTMTNYEAGAKTRASALLHSCWILGFCLLLTGVLRYIPLAALAGLLVYVGAKLVNLPALKEVLRHGDLAVYAVTLVGAVFVNLLTGVAAGVLLALAFMLRRMVHSGVHVETGERGTRVVIEGALTFLSVPRLTKVLAGVPERADVTLELLVDYLDHAAFDCLRGWQQAHVKAGGTVTVDEIGHPWYGRGSSGEPTVRRSLAARVLPRWLAPWSQWQAEHVSLPGPRDGASPLSRGASEFQRRTAPLLRDTLSGLAHGQQPHTLFITCGDARIVPNLITTSGPGDLFAVRNIGNLVPAAGDGTDSSVGAAVEYAVGVLKVPEIVVCGHSSCGAMKALLGQAPEGLTRLGNWLRHGEPTLRRRASEAALLLDGRRPTAECDQLALHNVVQQLDHLRTHPVVADALAAGDLTLTGMYFDVGAAQVSLLDAAHRSFVPAGSTVH